The proteins below are encoded in one region of Shewanella putrefaciens:
- a CDS encoding LTA synthase family protein, giving the protein MLSGLSTRGRQGAHGPFRAIFIFCLLVLLIASVSRIGLGLWQAERVSAVDGWSHLLIQGLRVDIATLCWLWGIAALGTALFSGDHLIGRVWQPILRLWLTLGLWIILFLEVSTPAFIEEYGIRPNRLYVEYLIYPKEVISMLWAGRKLELIFSVLLTIGTLWGGWILSGKLTKNIRFPRWYWRPVMAVLVIAVTILGARSTLGHRPINPAMVAFADDPLVNSLVINSAYSLVFAIKQMGSEEDASKVYGKLDNAEIIATIRQESGRPESAFTSTDIPSLSFNQASFTGKPKNLVILLQESLGARFVGSLGGLPLTPNIDALSKEGWYFDNLYATGTRSVRGIEAVTTGFTPTPARAVVKLGKSQTGFFTIAELLKNHGYTTQFIYGGESHFDNMRSFFLGNGFSDIIDQKDYKSPAFVGSWGASDEDLMRKANSEFERLHSEGKPFFSLVFSSSNHDPFEFPDERIELYEQPKQTRNNAAKYADYAIGEFFKLAKNADYWKDTIFIVVADHDSRVGGADLVPVSRFRIPGLILGDAIEPKRDHRIVSQIDLPPTLLSLIGISDSYPMLGRDLTQVSDDWPGRALMQYDKNFALMEGKDVVVLQPEKAPQGFKYDEKTEQLTPNPPSAQALETKALSWALWGSLAYQQELYRLAN; this is encoded by the coding sequence ATGCTGTCAGGTTTATCTACTCGCGGACGTCAGGGCGCCCACGGGCCTTTTCGCGCCATTTTCATTTTTTGTCTATTAGTTCTGTTGATTGCAAGCGTGAGTCGTATCGGTTTAGGCCTATGGCAAGCCGAACGGGTAAGCGCGGTCGACGGTTGGTCACACCTGTTAATCCAAGGGTTACGCGTCGATATCGCAACTCTGTGTTGGCTGTGGGGTATTGCCGCTCTTGGGACGGCGTTGTTTTCGGGTGATCATCTTATTGGCCGAGTTTGGCAACCTATCCTAAGGCTGTGGTTGACCCTTGGCCTGTGGATTATTCTCTTCCTCGAAGTATCGACGCCAGCCTTTATTGAAGAATACGGCATTCGTCCGAATCGTTTGTATGTGGAATACCTGATTTACCCTAAAGAAGTGATTTCCATGTTATGGGCGGGGCGAAAACTCGAACTGATTTTCTCCGTGCTATTAACGATAGGCACACTCTGGGGTGGCTGGATTTTAAGCGGTAAACTCACGAAAAATATCCGTTTTCCACGCTGGTATTGGCGCCCTGTGATGGCGGTACTGGTTATTGCCGTGACGATATTAGGTGCCCGTTCAACCTTAGGCCATAGACCGATTAACCCGGCTATGGTGGCCTTTGCCGACGATCCATTAGTGAACTCGTTAGTGATTAACTCCGCCTATTCATTAGTGTTTGCCATCAAACAGATGGGTAGTGAAGAAGATGCATCAAAAGTGTATGGCAAACTCGATAATGCCGAAATTATTGCCACTATCAGGCAGGAAAGCGGTCGCCCCGAGAGTGCCTTTACTTCAACGGATATCCCCTCACTGAGTTTTAACCAAGCGAGTTTCACCGGTAAGCCCAAAAACTTAGTGATCCTACTGCAAGAGAGTTTAGGTGCCCGTTTTGTCGGGAGTTTAGGGGGATTACCCCTGACACCGAATATCGATGCCTTATCGAAGGAAGGCTGGTATTTCGATAATTTATACGCCACAGGCACTCGCTCCGTCCGCGGTATCGAAGCGGTAACAACGGGCTTTACCCCCACACCCGCGCGCGCCGTCGTGAAGCTGGGGAAGAGTCAAACTGGCTTTTTTACCATAGCAGAACTTCTTAAAAATCATGGTTATACAACCCAGTTTATCTATGGTGGTGAAAGCCATTTTGATAATATGCGCAGCTTTTTCTTGGGTAACGGTTTTAGCGACATCATAGATCAAAAGGACTATAAATCTCCCGCCTTTGTCGGTTCCTGGGGCGCCTCTGATGAAGACTTAATGCGTAAGGCGAATAGCGAGTTTGAACGCCTACACAGTGAAGGTAAGCCATTCTTTAGTTTAGTGTTTAGTTCGAGTAACCACGATCCGTTCGAATTCCCCGATGAACGTATCGAGCTTTACGAACAACCTAAGCAAACCCGTAATAACGCGGCGAAATATGCCGATTATGCGATTGGAGAGTTTTTCAAACTCGCTAAAAATGCCGACTACTGGAAGGACACGATTTTTATTGTGGTTGCCGACCATGACAGCCGAGTGGGCGGGGCGGATTTAGTCCCCGTATCGCGTTTTCGCATTCCTGGGCTGATCCTCGGGGATGCGATTGAACCTAAGCGCGATCATCGCATTGTTAGTCAAATTGATTTACCACCTACTTTGCTATCTTTAATTGGTATTTCAGATTCTTACCCTATGCTCGGTCGCGATCTGACTCAGGTGAGCGACGATTGGCCGGGGCGCGCGTTAATGCAATACGATAAAAACTTCGCCCTGATGGAAGGCAAAGATGTGGTTGTGTTGCAACCCGAAAAAGCACCACAGGGTTTCAAATATGACGAAAAAACTGAGCAGTTAACGCCTAATCCACCCTCCGCCCAAGCCCTTGAGACAAAGGCCCTAAGCTGGGCCTTGTGGGGCAGTTTAGCCTACCAGCAAGAGCTTTATCGCCTAGCTAACTAA
- the cas1c gene encoding type I-C CRISPR-associated endonuclease Cas1c, with translation MKKLQNSLYINTQGAYLHKERETLVIDINKEKVAQFPIHGIGAIFCFGNVMVSPQVMGFCGENSVNLAFFTEYGRFLARVQGKQTGNVLLRRAQYRKADEDPVSVARNIVAAKIQMQKQVLQRHQRNHGNATEFSQQITAINHVLDTLKQCSDLDKIRGYEGEAASRYFSVFNLLLTNKDKGFEFSGRVRRPPTDPVNCLLSFMYSVLGNDISAALQGVGLDPQVGFLHQERPGRDSLALDLLEEFRAFIADRLVLTLLNRQQLKPSDFVTETGGAVKLKDDARKLVLKEYQSRKQQKIRHQFLDEDVEIGLLPHVQALLLARHIRGDLQQYPPFISK, from the coding sequence ATGAAGAAACTCCAGAATAGTTTATACATCAATACGCAAGGTGCGTATCTGCATAAAGAACGTGAAACTTTAGTTATTGATATTAACAAAGAAAAAGTAGCTCAATTCCCTATTCATGGTATTGGTGCCATCTTTTGTTTTGGTAATGTCATGGTGTCACCACAAGTGATGGGCTTTTGTGGTGAAAACTCTGTCAATCTGGCATTTTTTACCGAATACGGCAGGTTTTTAGCAAGGGTACAAGGTAAGCAAACGGGCAATGTGTTGTTGCGTCGTGCTCAATATCGTAAAGCGGACGAAGACCCGGTGTCTGTCGCCAGAAATATTGTGGCGGCAAAAATTCAGATGCAAAAGCAGGTGTTGCAGCGCCACCAACGCAACCATGGAAATGCCACTGAGTTTAGTCAGCAAATCACAGCAATTAATCATGTTTTGGATACGTTAAAACAATGCTCAGATTTAGACAAAATCCGCGGTTATGAAGGGGAAGCTGCATCCAGATATTTTTCAGTGTTTAATCTGCTGCTGACCAACAAAGACAAGGGCTTTGAGTTTTCAGGCCGAGTCAGGCGGCCTCCGACAGATCCAGTCAATTGTTTGTTGTCCTTTATGTATTCTGTACTTGGTAACGATATCAGCGCCGCGTTGCAAGGCGTAGGCCTAGATCCTCAGGTTGGCTTTTTGCACCAGGAAAGGCCTGGGCGGGATAGCTTAGCCCTTGATCTGCTGGAAGAGTTCAGAGCCTTTATTGCCGACAGATTGGTACTGACCCTGCTGAACCGACAGCAGCTCAAACCGTCAGATTTTGTGACTGAAACAGGTGGTGCTGTAAAGCTAAAAGACGACGCCAGAAAGCTGGTGTTGAAAGAATATCAAAGCCGGAAGCAGCAAAAAATCCGGCATCAGTTTTTAGACGAAGACGTTGAAATTGGTTTGTTACCTCATGTGCAGGCACTGTTACTGGCAAGGCATATTCGTGGTGATTTACAGCAATATCCACCTTTTATCAGTAAGTAA
- the cas4 gene encoding CRISPR-associated protein Cas4 — protein MNDVRLIPLAALQHYAFCPRQCALIHNEQVWADNYLTAQGNLLHERVDSGEPETRKGIRFERGVQVAAPNIGITGKLDLVEKEISTGELFPVEYKRGKPKISDWDEIQLCAQALCLEEMTGRIVAEGALWYNQTRHRQAVSFTPELRQRTLQVIADVAAMLESGITPKAVYDKRCHACSLFDLCNPKLLQHDKSTQYVNRLFSTEDFDEETPE, from the coding sequence ATGAATGATGTCCGATTGATCCCACTTGCTGCGCTTCAGCACTACGCTTTTTGCCCACGCCAATGTGCGTTAATTCATAACGAGCAGGTGTGGGCAGATAATTATTTAACGGCACAAGGCAACTTGCTGCACGAGCGTGTGGATAGCGGCGAACCGGAAACCCGAAAAGGGATCAGGTTTGAGCGGGGTGTACAGGTTGCGGCGCCGAATATTGGCATCACCGGCAAACTGGATCTGGTTGAAAAAGAGATATCTACCGGTGAGCTGTTTCCGGTGGAATACAAGCGTGGCAAACCCAAAATCAGCGACTGGGATGAAATTCAGCTTTGTGCCCAGGCCTTATGTCTGGAAGAAATGACCGGGCGGATTGTGGCTGAAGGAGCACTTTGGTACAACCAAACCCGTCACCGCCAAGCGGTAAGTTTTACACCAGAATTGCGCCAGCGCACCTTACAGGTGATTGCTGATGTGGCGGCCATGCTGGAGTCGGGCATTACTCCAAAAGCGGTGTATGACAAACGTTGCCATGCTTGCAGTTTGTTTGATTTGTGCAACCCGAAGTTACTACAACATGATAAAAGTACGCAGTATGTGAACCGCCTTTTTTCAACGGAAGATTTCGATGAAGAAACTCCAGAATAG
- the cas5c gene encoding type I-C CRISPR-associated protein Cas5c has translation MATKPMKNSISFRLWGRYALFTDPITKVGGEKCSYHLPTYEALKGVLKSIYWKPTLIWYVDRVRVIKPLRTQTKGTKPLNWGGGNSLAIYTFLHDVEYQVEAHFEWNEHRPELAADRVDGKHFSIATRVLEKGGRQDIFLGTRDCQAYVEPCEFGEGAGAYDNIDELGLGLMFHGFDYPDETGVNELHSRFWHATMKHGVVTFPRPEDCQIRRFVREMQPKEFALDVNQQSVDTLEASL, from the coding sequence ATGGCGACAAAACCAATGAAAAACAGCATTAGTTTTCGTCTGTGGGGGCGATATGCGCTATTTACCGATCCGATAACTAAAGTCGGCGGTGAAAAATGCTCGTATCACCTGCCAACTTATGAGGCATTAAAGGGCGTTTTAAAATCCATTTACTGGAAGCCAACACTGATCTGGTATGTAGACAGAGTCAGAGTGATTAAGCCGCTGCGCACCCAAACTAAAGGCACTAAGCCGTTAAACTGGGGCGGCGGCAACAGTCTGGCGATTTACACCTTTTTGCATGATGTTGAGTATCAGGTTGAGGCGCATTTTGAATGGAATGAACACCGACCAGAGCTTGCCGCAGACAGAGTGGATGGCAAGCATTTTAGTATTGCTACACGGGTACTGGAAAAAGGTGGAAGGCAGGATATCTTCCTCGGCACCCGTGATTGTCAGGCCTATGTAGAGCCTTGTGAGTTTGGCGAAGGCGCTGGCGCCTACGACAATATTGACGAACTGGGTCTTGGTTTAATGTTTCACGGTTTTGATTATCCGGATGAAACCGGAGTTAACGAATTACACAGCCGGTTTTGGCATGCAACGATGAAACACGGAGTTGTTACCTTTCCCCGGCCGGAAGATTGCCAAATCAGACGTTTTGTTCGTGAGATGCAACCAAAAGAATTTGCGCTTGATGTCAATCAACAGTCGGTTGATACGCTGGAGGCTTCACTATGA
- the cas7c gene encoding type I-C CRISPR-associated protein Cas7/Csd2: protein MSLQNKIDFAIIFSVKNANPNGDPLNGNRPRTDYDGLGEITDVCLKRKTRDRLQDSGQAIFVQSDEKKTDGYPSLRARAEGVLGKDALNAKKTKPEDAARLACETWFDVRTFGQLFAFKSEEKDGVSIPIRGPVSIQSAFSREPVSITSTQITKSVSGDGDGSKKGSDTMGMKHRVDQAVYVAYGAMSPQLAEKTGFSDADAEVIKSILPRLFEGDASSARPEGSMTVEKVIWWQHNSKAGQYSSAKVHRSLDVKPDGSYQLTSLDNLVAEEIDGF, encoded by the coding sequence ATGAGCTTACAAAATAAAATCGACTTCGCCATTATTTTTTCAGTAAAAAATGCCAATCCAAATGGCGATCCGTTAAATGGTAACCGCCCACGTACTGACTATGATGGTTTGGGCGAAATTACCGACGTATGCCTAAAGCGCAAAACACGGGATCGCTTACAAGATTCAGGTCAGGCAATTTTTGTGCAGTCTGATGAGAAAAAAACCGATGGCTACCCAAGTTTGCGAGCAAGAGCTGAAGGCGTGTTAGGTAAAGATGCTCTGAATGCGAAGAAAACAAAACCAGAAGATGCAGCAAGACTGGCATGTGAAACCTGGTTCGATGTTCGGACCTTTGGTCAGCTATTTGCATTTAAAAGCGAAGAGAAAGATGGCGTTTCAATCCCTATCCGCGGCCCGGTTAGCATTCAATCGGCCTTTAGCCGTGAACCAGTAAGCATTACCAGCACCCAAATCACCAAAAGTGTTAGTGGTGATGGTGATGGCAGTAAAAAAGGTTCGGACACTATGGGGATGAAGCATCGTGTTGATCAGGCGGTGTATGTTGCATATGGTGCAATGTCACCACAACTGGCAGAAAAAACCGGCTTTAGTGATGCTGATGCAGAGGTAATAAAATCGATACTACCTAGGTTATTCGAAGGCGATGCTTCTTCTGCCCGACCAGAAGGTTCTATGACTGTTGAAAAGGTGATCTGGTGGCAGCATAACAGCAAAGCTGGTCAATACTCGTCGGCCAAAGTACACAGGTCGTTGGATGTAAAACCAGATGGCAGCTATCAGTTAACATCTTTGGATAACTTAGTAGCCGAAGAAATAGACGGATTCTAA
- the cas8c gene encoding type I-C CRISPR-associated protein Cas8c/Csd1 — protein MSWLAKLYETYEQAQQLSADLPQEQQLMPVSHTPQNAHINIVIDGDGNFVRAEVLDKTQIVLPATEQSAGRSSGLAPHPLADKIQYVAGDYSAFGGKKASGYELYEALLRSWCESEFAVSTIKIIHSYIVQKTVVADLIKYGVLHAADGELLTKWSEDSEAPAIFKLLPKEKGSLDQGSALVCWTVEIPGIAQSKTWLDPAIQQSWINFDSLNGGKPGLCLIKGEQSVLASNHPAKIRHSGDKAKLISANDSSGFTFRGKFTDSEQASAVSFDVTQKAHNALRWLLGRQGFRNGDQAYVSWAVSGKQIPNPFSDPWDLLNAEALPEKDHSLDLGQSYALNLKSHLKGTGKGALERNESICILGLDSATPGRMGIIYYRETIAEEFLASLEKWYQDFAWPQRHKVTLNSESKSKAVEKTVWSVCAPAPYKIWDAVYGDVLKSTDSLKKNLTERLLPCIVEGRPLPIDIVNYAVKRATNRLAYKSDETWKWEQNLGIACALYKGFCKRTPLSKYQKDYAMALDETSTSRDYLYGRLLAVAENIESYALYKAGEKRNTTADRLMQRFADRPFSTWRNLELALKPYMHRLQNVSPGFLKLRKDLLDSIQSTFDTTEFKSDKALSGEFLLGFHCQRLELNSKKDAVEAADTAE, from the coding sequence ATGAGCTGGCTGGCAAAACTATACGAAACCTACGAGCAAGCGCAGCAACTCTCTGCCGATTTACCGCAGGAACAGCAGTTAATGCCAGTTAGCCATACCCCACAGAATGCGCATATTAATATTGTGATTGATGGTGATGGCAATTTCGTAAGAGCGGAAGTGCTAGATAAAACGCAAATAGTGCTACCGGCAACAGAGCAGTCTGCCGGGCGAAGCAGTGGCCTTGCACCTCACCCACTAGCAGACAAAATTCAGTATGTCGCGGGTGATTATTCTGCGTTTGGAGGGAAAAAAGCATCAGGCTATGAGCTATATGAAGCTTTGTTACGCTCTTGGTGCGAGTCAGAGTTTGCTGTATCTACAATCAAAATTATTCACTCCTATATCGTTCAGAAAACGGTTGTGGCGGACCTGATTAAATATGGTGTATTGCATGCCGCAGACGGTGAACTATTAACAAAATGGTCGGAAGACTCTGAAGCACCTGCCATTTTTAAGTTATTACCAAAAGAAAAAGGTTCGCTAGATCAAGGTTCTGCATTAGTGTGCTGGACTGTTGAAATACCCGGTATTGCCCAATCTAAAACCTGGCTTGATCCCGCTATCCAACAAAGCTGGATTAATTTTGATAGTTTAAATGGCGGTAAGCCGGGCCTGTGTTTAATAAAAGGCGAACAAAGTGTTTTGGCTTCAAACCACCCTGCCAAAATTCGCCACAGTGGCGATAAAGCAAAATTAATCTCTGCTAACGATAGCAGTGGTTTTACCTTCAGAGGCAAGTTTACCGATAGTGAGCAAGCATCGGCAGTGAGTTTTGACGTTACCCAAAAAGCACATAATGCGCTGCGCTGGTTACTTGGGCGGCAAGGTTTTCGCAATGGAGATCAAGCTTATGTCAGTTGGGCGGTATCGGGTAAACAGATCCCAAATCCATTCTCTGATCCATGGGATCTGCTAAATGCCGAAGCCCTACCTGAAAAAGATCACTCGCTGGATTTAGGCCAAAGTTATGCGCTAAACCTGAAAAGTCACCTAAAAGGCACGGGTAAAGGAGCGTTGGAGCGTAACGAGAGCATTTGTATTCTGGGGCTGGATTCCGCCACGCCAGGCCGTATGGGAATTATTTACTACCGTGAAACGATAGCGGAAGAGTTTTTAGCCTCGTTAGAAAAGTGGTATCAGGATTTTGCCTGGCCGCAGCGGCATAAAGTAACGCTGAACAGTGAGAGTAAAAGTAAAGCGGTCGAGAAAACAGTTTGGTCGGTTTGCGCTCCTGCACCTTATAAAATTTGGGATGCAGTTTACGGCGATGTTTTAAAAAGCACTGATTCACTAAAGAAAAACCTGACAGAACGTCTGTTGCCCTGCATTGTTGAAGGCCGCCCTTTGCCGATAGACATTGTTAATTACGCAGTAAAACGGGCAACAAATCGCTTAGCCTACAAAAGTGATGAAACATGGAAGTGGGAGCAAAACCTCGGTATTGCTTGCGCTCTGTACAAAGGCTTTTGCAAACGCACACCTCTTTCAAAATATCAAAAGGACTACGCCATGGCATTAGATGAAACCAGTACCTCACGGGACTATTTATATGGCCGCCTATTGGCGGTAGCTGAAAATATTGAATCCTATGCGCTTTACAAAGCGGGTGAAAAGCGTAACACCACAGCTGACCGTTTAATGCAACGCTTTGCCGACAGGCCGTTTTCCACTTGGCGTAATCTGGAGCTGGCACTAAAGCCCTATATGCATCGTTTGCAAAATGTTAGCCCCGGCTTTTTAAAGCTACGAAAAGACTTGCTGGATAGCATTCAGTCGACTTTCGATACTACGGAATTTAAATCAGACAAAGCGTTAAGCGGTGAGTTTTTATTGGGATTTCACTGCCAGCGCTTAGAGCTAAACAGTAAAAAAGATGCGGTAGAAGCCGCAGATACAGCAGAATAA
- the cas2 gene encoding CRISPR-associated endonuclease Cas2 — protein sequence MMVLITYDVSFDNEGGQRRLRHIAKICQNYGTRVQYSVFECDIDPAQWVSLKSKLLSTYDDSIDSLRFYILGKSWRSKVEHHGAKATLDLFADPLII from the coding sequence ATGATGGTGCTAATTACCTATGACGTATCTTTTGACAATGAAGGTGGGCAACGTCGGCTTAGGCACATTGCAAAAATTTGCCAGAACTATGGCACCAGAGTGCAGTATTCGGTGTTCGAATGCGATATCGACCCTGCTCAATGGGTTTCTTTAAAATCGAAACTGTTATCAACCTATGATGATAGTATCGACAGCTTGCGTTTTTACATTTTGGGTAAAAGCTGGCGTAGTAAAGTAGAACATCATGGTGCCAAAGCCACGCTGGATTTGTTTGCTGATCCTCTCATTATTTAG
- the cas3 gene encoding CRISPR-associated helicase Cas3', whose product MNYIAHPAKDGINHQSVKTHLVEVGALAAGYASKIGQSDVGFLLGLLHDFGKFSQAFQDYMQLIIQQAVSSFDPDIDDVDVKSLKGKIDHSSAGAQWVFQHLLPVALRCFPENGSSDQKLAIATVQILALCIASHHSGLIDCLPSENGPGFLNRVRKADDLTHLQECMKSADTEILAKAASLGSADFIKSVVDNLKQHSSEAFEHSDIVSAFNLGFYTKFLFSCLIDADRVNSADFENPDYSQHRHLKPNWALACQRMEAFVTTLKARNTVDDIRRQISDNCLKHAGDAQGIYSLTVPTGGGKTYSSLRFALHHARKHQLDRIFYIIPYTSIIEQNAEAIRNVLHRDDDARPWVLEHHSNLEPEQQTWHSKLVSENWDAPIVLTTMVQFLETLLSGGTRGVRRLHQLANSVIVFDEIQTLPVNCIHLFNNSLNFLAAHCKTTAVLCTATQPLLHQVQNERRGRLHLPADNELIPDVTELFEQLKRVEILDKTKTPGWSLQEITALALEQLTLKQSCLVIVNTKNWAQALFKSAQQLQQINADGLIHLSTAQCPTHRKLLLTKVRQRLDNGLPVLCISTQLIEAGVDVDFASVIRFQAGLDSLAQAAGRCNRNGRHPTAQVYVINPDKETIDLLTDIKVGRDTTKRIFNEFKNQDFLKPKVMQQYFQYYFFDRSDQMHYPLKATAAAGENNLLNLLSTNQNNPNGNVPLTLHHAFMTAGKAFKAIDAPTQSLIVPFGEGKTLITQLCAANKKFDATHYYQLLRRVQKYSVNLFPNLWQKLQQQKAIYEIAEGEGVFYLDERFYSEDFGVCTEFCAGQQVLVL is encoded by the coding sequence ATGAATTATATCGCTCATCCGGCAAAAGATGGCATTAACCATCAAAGCGTCAAGACACATTTGGTAGAAGTTGGCGCTTTAGCTGCAGGCTATGCAAGCAAAATAGGCCAGAGTGATGTCGGTTTTTTGCTGGGTTTATTGCATGACTTCGGCAAATTTAGTCAGGCCTTTCAAGACTATATGCAGCTTATTATTCAGCAGGCGGTATCAAGTTTTGATCCTGACATTGACGATGTTGACGTAAAAAGTTTGAAAGGAAAAATCGACCATTCATCTGCAGGCGCACAGTGGGTTTTTCAGCACCTGCTGCCTGTTGCGCTGCGATGCTTTCCTGAAAATGGATCCTCAGATCAAAAACTGGCAATTGCAACAGTACAAATTTTAGCTTTATGTATTGCCTCTCATCACAGCGGTTTAATTGACTGTTTGCCCTCTGAAAATGGTCCAGGCTTTTTAAATCGAGTACGTAAAGCTGACGATCTTACGCATCTACAAGAATGTATGAAATCGGCAGATACGGAGATTTTAGCCAAAGCCGCATCCTTGGGATCTGCTGATTTTATTAAGAGTGTCGTTGACAACTTAAAACAACACTCATCAGAAGCCTTTGAACACAGTGACATTGTTTCTGCATTTAATCTTGGCTTTTACACTAAGTTTCTTTTCAGCTGCCTTATCGATGCAGACAGGGTAAACAGTGCTGATTTTGAAAACCCGGATTACAGCCAGCACCGGCATTTAAAACCGAATTGGGCATTAGCTTGTCAACGTATGGAAGCTTTTGTCACCACATTGAAAGCCAGAAATACCGTTGACGATATACGCAGGCAAATCTCAGACAATTGCTTAAAACATGCTGGCGATGCACAGGGAATCTACAGCCTTACAGTGCCTACTGGCGGCGGTAAAACCTATTCCAGTTTGCGCTTTGCTTTACATCACGCCAGAAAACATCAGTTGGATAGAATTTTTTATATTATTCCCTACACCTCAATAATTGAGCAGAATGCTGAGGCAATCAGGAATGTCCTGCACCGTGATGATGATGCCAGACCATGGGTGTTAGAGCATCACTCTAATCTGGAACCAGAACAGCAAACCTGGCACAGCAAATTGGTCAGTGAAAACTGGGACGCGCCAATAGTACTGACCACTATGGTGCAGTTTCTGGAAACCTTACTCAGCGGCGGCACCCGAGGTGTCAGACGGTTACATCAGTTGGCCAATAGCGTCATTGTATTTGATGAAATCCAAACTTTACCGGTTAACTGCATCCACTTATTCAACAATTCACTGAACTTCTTGGCTGCACATTGTAAGACAACAGCTGTGTTGTGCACTGCAACTCAGCCGTTGTTGCATCAAGTGCAAAATGAAAGAAGAGGCAGGCTGCACCTGCCTGCCGACAACGAGTTGATACCGGATGTAACAGAGTTATTTGAACAGTTAAAACGTGTAGAAATTTTAGATAAGACAAAAACTCCGGGTTGGTCTTTGCAGGAGATTACAGCATTAGCGCTTGAGCAACTGACCTTAAAGCAAAGCTGCCTGGTTATTGTAAATACTAAAAACTGGGCACAGGCACTGTTTAAATCTGCACAGCAACTGCAGCAAATTAATGCCGATGGGTTAATTCATTTGAGCACGGCGCAATGTCCGACACACCGTAAACTATTACTCACCAAAGTAAGGCAACGCTTAGATAACGGCTTACCGGTACTGTGCATCAGTACCCAGTTAATTGAGGCCGGGGTCGATGTAGATTTCGCGTCAGTGATCCGTTTTCAGGCCGGGCTCGATTCTTTAGCTCAGGCCGCCGGCCGCTGTAACCGTAACGGCAGGCATCCCACTGCTCAGGTTTATGTGATTAACCCTGACAAAGAAACTATCGATTTGCTGACGGATATCAAGGTTGGGCGTGACACAACAAAACGCATATTTAACGAGTTTAAAAATCAGGATTTTTTAAAACCCAAAGTCATGCAGCAGTATTTTCAGTACTACTTTTTTGACCGCAGCGACCAGATGCATTACCCGCTAAAAGCAACTGCGGCGGCAGGTGAAAATAATTTACTGAATTTATTGAGTACCAATCAAAACAACCCAAACGGTAACGTGCCACTTACCTTACACCATGCGTTTATGACGGCAGGTAAAGCCTTTAAGGCAATAGATGCACCAACTCAATCGCTGATCGTACCTTTTGGTGAAGGTAAAACATTAATAACTCAGCTGTGTGCAGCAAACAAGAAGTTCGACGCTACGCACTACTACCAGCTACTGCGCAGAGTACAAAAATATAGCGTTAATTTATTTCCGAATCTTTGGCAGAAACTACAACAGCAGAAGGCAATTTACGAGATAGCTGAAGGCGAAGGCGTTTTCTACCTTGATGAGCGCTTTTATAGTGAAGATTTTGGTGTCTGCACAGAGTTCTGTGCAGGACAGCAAGTTTTAGTTTTGTAA